In Vigna unguiculata cultivar IT97K-499-35 chromosome 3, ASM411807v1, whole genome shotgun sequence, a single genomic region encodes these proteins:
- the LOC114175966 gene encoding uncharacterized protein LOC114175966 → MMAATFKCQHTGLYGYAIDASAPRSSRNFGRFYSMRFACNTRCNTLRHVHTPLSISQDSSTESSLILIRHGESLWNEKNLFTGCCDVPLTQRGVEEAIEAGKRISYIPVDMIFTSALIRAQMTAMLAMTQHLQKKIPIIIHNESEEATTWTRVYSEKTTKQSIPVITAWELNERMYGELQGLNKQETAERYGKEKVHEWRRSFDIPPPKGESLEMCSQRAVAYFKHFIEPQLKSGKHVMVAAHGNSLRSIIMYLDRLTSQEVTTLELSTGVPLLYIYTEGKYMSRGSPVGPTEAGVYAYTQSLAVYRQQLDEMLP, encoded by the exons GTTTTACTCAATGCGATTCGCGTGCAACACTCGCTGCAATACATTGCGCCACGTTCATACACCACTCTCCATTTCCCAAGACTCATCAA CTGAGAGTTCTTTGATATTGATTCGTCATGGGGAGTCTTTGTGGAATGAGAAGAACTTGTTCACCGGATGTTGCGATGTGCCGTTGACCCAGAGAGGTGTAGAGGAAGCCATTGAAGCTGGTAAGAGGATTAGCTATATACCGGTTGATATGATTTTCACGTCTGCACTGATTAGAGCACAAATGACGGCTATGCTTGCAATGACTCAGCACCTCCAAAAGAAG ATTCCTATTATCATCCATAATGAGAGTGAAGAGGCAACAACCTGGACTCGAGTTTACAGCGAAAAAACCACCAAGCAATCTATTCCAGTTATTACTGCTTGGGAGTTGAATGAAAGAAT GTACGGGGAGTTACAAGGTCTTAATAAACAGGAGACTGCAGAAAGATATGGAAAGGAGAAGGTGCATGAATGGCGTAGGAGTTTTGACATTCCTCCTCCGAAGGGCGAGAGCCTGGAGATGTGTTCACAGAGAGCTGTTgcatattttaaacatttt ATTGAGCCCCAGTTAAAATCAGGAAAGCACGTTATGGTTGCTGCTCATGGAAATTCATTGAGGTCCATTATAATGTATCTTGACAGATTAACCTCCCAAGAG GTCACAACTTTAGAATTATCAACTGGCGTACCGTTGCTTTACATATATACAGAGGGGAAGTATATGAGTAGAGGAAGTCCTGTGGGGCCTACAGAAGCTGGTGTTTATGCGTACACTCAG AGTTTAGCTGTTTACAGACAACAGTTAGATGAAATGTTACCTTGA